A DNA window from Acidimicrobiales bacterium contains the following coding sequences:
- a CDS encoding ParB/RepB/Spo0J family partition protein, whose protein sequence is MVRQGGLGKGLGALIPGADVVSATAEAAGAYREIPLRNIVPNQYQPREHFDEDALEALTASVRELGVLQPILVRERQGGYELIAGERRWRAAQRAGLDVIPAIVREVDDLSSLAQAVVENIHRHDLHPLEEAAAYKQLLEDFGLTHEELGLRMGKSRAAITNSLRLLQLPASVQSHVASGSLSAGHARAILGCEGVAAQELLASRIIEEDLSVRATEALAREMNDAAARQADESSDGSGEDDHETLPPGSTRPAAFLELEELMAERLSTKVRIQTGSRKGRITIDFADLDDLERIYRIVQGS, encoded by the coding sequence ATGGTGAGGCAGGGAGGGCTGGGGAAGGGCCTCGGTGCGTTGATTCCCGGAGCAGACGTAGTCTCGGCCACGGCAGAGGCAGCAGGAGCGTACAGAGAGATCCCGCTCCGCAACATAGTTCCGAATCAGTATCAGCCGCGCGAACACTTCGATGAGGATGCGCTCGAGGCCCTCACCGCATCGGTTCGCGAGCTCGGGGTGCTGCAACCGATCCTGGTGCGCGAGCGACAGGGCGGATACGAGCTCATTGCCGGCGAGCGACGTTGGCGCGCGGCCCAGAGGGCGGGCCTCGATGTCATCCCGGCGATCGTCCGCGAGGTCGACGACCTGTCTTCGCTCGCCCAGGCGGTAGTCGAGAACATCCATCGCCACGATCTTCATCCGTTGGAAGAGGCCGCTGCTTACAAGCAACTCCTCGAAGATTTCGGGCTGACTCATGAAGAACTCGGCCTTCGTATGGGCAAGTCCAGGGCTGCCATCACCAACAGCCTGCGCCTTCTTCAGTTGCCCGCAAGTGTCCAGAGCCACGTCGCGTCCGGATCGCTGAGTGCGGGCCATGCGCGCGCGATCCTGGGTTGTGAAGGTGTCGCTGCTCAAGAGTTGCTCGCCAGCCGCATCATCGAAGAAGACCTGTCCGTCCGTGCGACCGAGGCCCTGGCACGTGAGATGAACGACGCGGCCGCTCGTCAGGCGGACGAGTCGTCCGATGGCTCAGGCGAAGACGACCACGAAACGCTGCCACCGGGCAGCACCCGACCGGCCGCATTCCTCGAACTCGAGGAACTGATGGCCGAGCGCCTGTCTACCAAGGTGCGGATACAGACCGGCAGCCGCAAGGGCCGCATCACCATCGACTTCGCCGACCTCGACGACCTCGAACGAATCTACCGAATCGTCCAGGGGTCATAG
- a CDS encoding R3H domain-containing nucleic acid-binding protein, whose amino-acid sequence MSEELSLEEQGGLVVEFLDGVVESFGLTGKASITAVDEDWIDVSIEGDDLGLLIGPGGRTLSALAEVAKTALQRHVGDGRRGRVRVDVAGYREFRREALGQFAREQAAAVAGDGKSRVLEPMGSADRKIVHDAIIDVEGVSSTSEGDEPRRRVVLVPAD is encoded by the coding sequence ATGAGCGAAGAACTCAGCCTCGAGGAACAGGGCGGTCTGGTTGTGGAGTTTCTCGACGGCGTCGTCGAGTCTTTCGGCCTCACCGGCAAGGCATCGATAACCGCAGTCGACGAAGACTGGATCGATGTGTCGATCGAGGGCGACGATCTGGGCCTGCTCATCGGTCCCGGGGGACGCACCCTTTCGGCTCTGGCTGAGGTTGCCAAGACGGCCCTGCAGCGCCACGTGGGCGACGGCCGTCGCGGGCGAGTTCGTGTCGACGTCGCGGGCTACCGCGAGTTCAGGCGCGAAGCCCTCGGACAATTCGCTCGCGAGCAGGCAGCTGCGGTCGCGGGCGATGGCAAGTCGCGTGTCCTCGAGCCCATGGGCTCCGCCGATCGCAAGATCGTGCACGATGCAATCATCGACGTCGAGGGTGTCTCATCCACCAGCGAAGGCGACGAGCCTCGTCGTCGGGTGGTCCTGGTACCTGCAGACTGA
- a CDS encoding RsmG family class I SAM-dependent methyltransferase yields the protein MRPSLGEVLDQLERSRHLGFLGDGPVGDHAAHALELLGAALRVGGGTVLDLGSGGGVPGLLALLEPAWTRVVLVDRSQRRCAFLRSCVAELGVGDLVDVVVGEAEIVARRDELRERADCVVARSFGPAAATVECAAPLVRVGGLVIVSDPPTGRSWPEDGLTALGLSELEHDGHTKLSIFEKTTPTDERFPRRAGVPARKPLWS from the coding sequence GTGAGACCATCCCTCGGGGAGGTTCTTGATCAACTCGAGCGCTCTAGGCACTTGGGGTTTCTCGGAGACGGTCCCGTCGGCGATCACGCAGCACACGCTCTCGAACTACTGGGGGCAGCACTGCGGGTCGGGGGCGGGACCGTTCTGGATCTCGGTTCTGGTGGTGGGGTGCCGGGACTGCTGGCTCTTCTCGAGCCGGCATGGACTCGTGTTGTGCTGGTCGACCGTTCACAACGAAGATGTGCCTTTCTGCGATCCTGTGTGGCCGAGCTCGGCGTCGGCGATCTTGTCGACGTGGTGGTGGGGGAGGCCGAGATAGTGGCCAGACGTGATGAATTGCGCGAGCGGGCAGATTGTGTGGTGGCCCGCAGCTTTGGTCCTGCGGCAGCGACTGTCGAGTGTGCGGCGCCGTTGGTGCGCGTGGGAGGTCTTGTGATCGTGTCGGACCCTCCGACCGGCCGGTCCTGGCCCGAGGACGGCCTCACAGCGCTGGGTCTGTCGGAACTCGAGCACGATGGTCATACCAAACTCTCGATCTTCGAGAAGACCACGCCCACCGACGAACGCTTCCCTCGGCGTGCCGGGGTTCCGGCTCGTAAGCCCCTCTGGAGCTGA
- a CDS encoding peptidoglycan-binding protein, which yields MGFDPVRIDGVMGPDTTAALMDFQANAGLASDGICGHETLRVFQHLTPRAGTAGSIVSSIRQRERVRLGPRSLAGRSIVVGEPGGLDAVTAAVRRVLIDRGAAVLTTHHPDWSAQADQANRLDADAFVGLVSKGDERSVCYFGSAGIESAAGRELAGQVASSLQPVLGPMDLRAMRLPILRETRMPAVVCRLGPVAEFVPRGAAVARAVVEGLDTWLSHPSVVE from the coding sequence TTGGGATTCGACCCGGTGCGCATCGACGGCGTGATGGGTCCCGATACCACCGCTGCTTTGATGGACTTTCAGGCCAACGCCGGCCTGGCGAGCGACGGAATCTGCGGGCACGAGACGTTGAGGGTTTTTCAGCACCTCACGCCGCGTGCGGGCACGGCGGGATCGATCGTGTCCAGCATTCGCCAACGCGAAAGGGTCAGACTTGGCCCTCGGAGCCTCGCCGGGCGCAGCATCGTCGTCGGCGAGCCAGGCGGTCTCGACGCGGTCACCGCTGCAGTACGACGCGTGCTGATCGACCGCGGTGCCGCCGTGCTCACGACGCACCACCCCGATTGGTCCGCACAAGCCGACCAAGCCAATCGTCTCGATGCCGACGCCTTTGTCGGACTTGTGTCGAAGGGCGACGAACGCTCCGTGTGCTACTTCGGGTCGGCAGGAATCGAGTCTGCCGCCGGTCGCGAGTTGGCCGGACAAGTGGCATCGAGCCTCCAACCGGTGCTGGGGCCCATGGACCTCAGGGCAATGAGGCTGCCGATTCTTCGCGAGACGCGGATGCCGGCGGTCGTGTGCAGGCTGGGTCCCGTGGCCGAATTCGTGCCCCGTGGTGCGGCCGTGGCTCGAGCTGTGGTTGAGGGATTGGACACGTGGCTATCGCATCCCTCGGTGGTCGAGTAG
- a CDS encoding YidC/Oxa1 family membrane protein insertase — translation MGVIFDPIFKGIATLLAACYSFTHNYALAIAVFTLIIMVAFTPLTLKSTRSMMAMQRLQPEIKRLQAKHKDDRQTLNTEMMALYQAEGVNPLGGCLPMLVQIPIFFILFRVLRGLTTIGDDGLFDPDYLDQGTELYKDLHRTDEMLSFGIDLARHANDVVQESITKSIPFLVLVAITAVTSWYQQRQMAARRTGEIPAQQQMLMKIMPWMLPVFSFFMPAGLVVYFIVSNLYRVGQQAYIHKKMPPLDVSSAVVEVEETSTKKDKPRREDSAAEAPKRAPRPADKRAGREPSRPRPQPRPRTRRPAAPSDSDGSSKRGQRQRPQTSGGSRPRPTSRTGGADGMNRPSKKKRKR, via the coding sequence ATGGGAGTGATCTTCGACCCCATCTTCAAGGGAATAGCCACGCTGCTGGCTGCCTGCTACTCGTTCACGCACAACTACGCGCTGGCGATTGCGGTGTTCACCTTGATCATCATGGTGGCGTTCACGCCGCTGACCTTGAAGAGCACCCGCTCGATGATGGCGATGCAGCGCTTGCAGCCCGAGATCAAGCGATTGCAGGCCAAACACAAGGACGATCGCCAGACCCTCAACACCGAGATGATGGCGCTGTACCAGGCCGAGGGGGTCAACCCGCTGGGTGGCTGCCTGCCGATGCTGGTGCAGATTCCGATCTTCTTCATCTTGTTCCGTGTGCTGCGTGGTTTGACGACTATCGGCGACGACGGGCTGTTCGATCCCGACTATCTGGATCAGGGCACCGAGCTCTACAAGGATCTGCACCGCACCGACGAGATGTTGTCGTTCGGTATCGACCTGGCCCGCCACGCCAACGACGTGGTGCAGGAAAGCATCACAAAGTCGATTCCTTTCCTGGTGCTGGTCGCCATCACGGCCGTCACCTCTTGGTATCAGCAGCGCCAGATGGCCGCGCGCCGCACCGGCGAGATCCCGGCCCAGCAGCAGATGTTGATGAAGATCATGCCGTGGATGCTTCCGGTGTTCTCGTTTTTCATGCCCGCAGGCCTGGTGGTGTACTTCATTGTCTCGAACCTGTACCGGGTTGGGCAGCAGGCCTACATTCACAAGAAGATGCCGCCGCTCGACGTTTCGTCGGCCGTCGTCGAGGTCGAAGAGACCTCGACCAAGAAGGACAAGCCCCGCCGCGAAGACAGCGCGGCAGAAGCCCCCAAACGTGCTCCTCGGCCTGCCGACAAGCGCGCCGGACGTGAGCCGTCGCGGCCGCGCCCCCAGCCTCGACCTCGCACGCGCAGGCCTGCGGCTCCGAGCGACTCGGATGGTTCTTCGAAGCGTGGCCAGCGCCAGCGTCCCCAAACCAGTGGCGGCAGCAGGCCGCGACCGACGTCTCGCACAGGCGGAGCCGACGGCATGAATCGCCCCTCGAAGAAGAAGCGGAAGCGCTGA
- a CDS encoding AAA family ATPase, protein MAARVIAIANQKGGVGKTTTSVNLSAALAEIGYRVLLVDLDPQGNATTGVGVDPRTLDGSMYEVLMGSVDLEDCIEGTSVRHLFVAPASLDLAGAEIELVPMFSRELRLKQAIDGAADEFDFVFIDCPPSLGLLTVNALVAATEILIPIQCEYYALEGLGQLLGNVSLIQQSLNPDLVISAIVLVMYDARTKLAEQVATEVRNHFADKVCRTVVPRTVRLSEAPSFGQPITVFDPVSRGAIAYRELAKEVVDAAP, encoded by the coding sequence ATGGCAGCTCGCGTCATCGCGATCGCCAACCAGAAGGGTGGCGTCGGGAAGACGACCACATCGGTCAACTTGTCTGCGGCGTTGGCCGAGATCGGGTATCGGGTACTTCTGGTCGACCTCGATCCGCAGGGAAATGCCACAACGGGAGTCGGCGTAGACCCTCGAACACTCGACGGGTCGATGTACGAGGTCTTGATGGGTTCGGTCGACTTGGAGGACTGCATCGAAGGAACGTCGGTTCGTCACCTGTTCGTCGCGCCCGCATCCCTTGACCTCGCAGGCGCGGAGATCGAGCTGGTGCCGATGTTCTCTCGCGAGCTCCGTCTCAAGCAGGCTATCGATGGGGCCGCAGACGAATTCGACTTTGTGTTCATCGACTGCCCCCCGTCACTGGGCCTCCTAACGGTGAACGCTTTGGTCGCCGCAACTGAGATCCTCATACCAATCCAGTGCGAGTACTACGCGCTCGAAGGACTGGGCCAGTTGCTGGGCAACGTGAGTCTCATACAACAAAGTCTCAATCCCGACCTGGTCATTTCGGCGATCGTTCTGGTCATGTACGACGCGCGCACGAAGCTGGCCGAGCAGGTGGCAACTGAAGTCAGGAACCACTTCGCCGACAAGGTGTGTAGAACGGTTGTCCCCCGAACCGTGCGATTGTCCGAGGCGCCGTCCTTTGGGCAGCCAATCACCGTGTTCGACCCGGTCAGCCGAGGCGCTATCGCATATCGCGAACTCGCCAAGGAGGTTGTTGATGCAGCACCGTGA
- the yidD gene encoding membrane protein insertion efficiency factor YidD — translation MVRAYQKLPRLRPPVCRFDPTCSSFAVEAIEVHGAFRGTWLALRRVGKCHPWGPTGWDPVPPRRGSVEPPEAQQKLGVGAEGKAV, via the coding sequence ATGGTGCGTGCGTATCAGAAGCTGCCGCGTCTGCGTCCTCCGGTTTGTCGCTTCGACCCGACCTGCTCGAGTTTTGCTGTCGAGGCGATCGAGGTGCACGGTGCCTTTCGGGGTACGTGGTTGGCGCTGCGTCGCGTCGGAAAGTGTCACCCGTGGGGTCCGACCGGTTGGGATCCGGTTCCCCCGAGGAGGGGTTCTGTCGAACCCCCCGAAGCCCAACAGAAACTCGGCGTAGGCGCCGAGGGAAAGGCCGTGTGA